A window of Quercus robur chromosome 12, dhQueRobu3.1, whole genome shotgun sequence genomic DNA:
ttaggacTAAAACATTATTCTATTTGCATCTAAActtaaaaattgtaattttgatGATTCGTGAGTATTTTGACAATGGTAATACTTATTaagatcttctcaaaaaaaaaaaaaaaaaccttatttagATGATtgttgcattaaaaaaaaaaaaatgaaaatgaaaaaggagTAGTGAAGACGTGAAGGGCTTTACTTACATTTGGGCCGCCCATTTTGACTTGCATGCTCGATGGCTCAATGCTCCATTGGCATTTTGTGCAAGGCCCatctttaattctaaaattttaaaccctTTTTAGCTGATTTTTTAGTCCTATCACCTTCAGCTATCTGACACTCTTGACAGATTGACTCTCCTCAACCAAAATCATGGCAGCCTCCTCActgtctctctctccaaaccCTACTACCTTCACCACCTCACCCAAACCCTCTTTCTCTCCTTCTTATCACACCACTCGTTTAATCAAATTTCCCAACACATCCCAAACCCCAACCAACCTCATTGTCAAACCCCTCACCACGCATTCCCCACGCGCTTCCCTCTCCTCCATCATCCCACGCGCCACCGCCAccccctcctcctccaccacctcaACCGCCCAAACATCATTCCACGGCCTCTGCTACGTCGTCGGCGACAACATCGACACCGACCAAATCATCCCCGCCGAGTACCTCACCTTGGTCCCCTCTAACCCCGCCGAGTACGAAAAGCTCGGCTCATACGCCCTAATCGGCCTCCCTTCCTCTTACACCACGCGGTTCGTTGAACCAAACGAGAACAAAAGCAAATACTCCATCGTGATCGGCGGCTACAACTTCGGCTGCGGCTCGTCTCGTGAGCACGCGCCCGTGGCTCTAGGCGCTGCTGGAGTGGCGGCGGTGGTGGCGGAGTCGTATGCGCGTATATTCTTCAGGAACTCTGTGGCGACGGGAGAGGTGTACCCTCTGGAATCGGAGGGGAGAATATGTGAGGAGTGTAAGACTGGTGACACTATCACCATTGAGCTCGCGGAGAGCCGTCTGATCAATCACACGACTGGGAAGGAGTACAAGCTGAAGCCCATTGGGGATGCTGGGCCCGTCATCGAGGCCGGTGGCATTTTCGCTTATGCAAGGAACACTGGCATGATTCCCACTAAGTAATTCACCCTAGAATTTCAGGTACTCCACTCACTCACTATCTGCGTTTTCGAATTGAACACTTTCTTATGTGTAATCAATTATTTGCTTATTGTGAATTTATGgaattttttactttcattatttcaaaattttttttatttaatctttaattttgagAATGTGACTTATTTATGTGAGTGTGTGAATGACGGGTAATTTAGATTTCTTAGTTTACCTGTATGTCCTTAGTTTGTTCAATTTGTTAATAGAGTTATTTTTGGATGTTTAGAAAACTGGACAGCAAAGAGTGTGGTGTAGGTGAGGATTAGCAAAtagattgtgtgtgtgtattcatttttaatggttgtttacttgtttttatttggtCTTATTGTGCATATTTTGTTTGATGAATTATTAGGTTGTTTAGGATGCATTAGCTTCTGCTTTCTGCATATAAAAGTTAATGAATTGAGGTGAATTTGTGTTTTAAGATGGAGAAGAAATGGATAtggatactttttttttaatgtgattaAACTTGGAATAGAACTTGTAATGCCGAATACTGTCATGGATCTAGATTGATATGGCATGTGTTATTGTTTAGGTTTGGTAACTTGGAGAAGTAGGCATGGGGCATATTTGTAACTAAaatgttccttttttttttctttttctttttttaatgtttagccTATGAATTATGCATTGATGATGAGTCTATGGGTTTATCATATTTAGTTTCCTTTCTTGGTGGTTTTTGCTATTCTTGTTCTAGTTCCTAGTGATCTGTGTATGAATTGGAATCAAATGAAAAATTTCCTGCCTCTTTACTGATTTTGTTGTGGATTTaagctctgtttgtttcaatgtaaaatatttgcaggaaaattttttcattttacagtGTTTGGCAGTGTacatgaaaatgttgtgtaaaatattttcaagcgtTTGGCACAacgtaaaatgaaaaaaaaaaaagaggtaaaaatttaaaacatttttttattaacttccAAAAAATACATAGAGACAGGCGAATGGCTAAAAAGGTTGAATCTACTTATACAAGTTCAAAATAATGAATATACATTGATTATGATCATTTAAGGGATACTATGATAAATTTTCCTGAGAAGCTTGTAAATCATTTTGTAAACTTCTTTTGTTATAGAAAGCTGTGTGGAGAAAGTGTGTAATTAGCTAGTGCACAGAATTTTGTGCAATAAGCAATTGATCAAAACAAGGAGACAAGCACACAATTATATTAAGCATATCACTAATTaacctttcaaaaaaattattccaaaaATAATGTAGTTACAAAATTTCCAATTTAACTgagaaactaaaataaaaataaagctaccaaaaagttaaaaactcttgagccagaaaaaaaaaaaaaaaaatgccgcTGTTTGACTAAACTTCCTATGTAATCAAAAGACAAAGGTACAATTCTCAACAAAACTGGAGCAAAAGGAGCAGTCATAGCCTAGCTCATGCTGCCTTGACTGGCTTGGTGTGTGGCTTTTCCATCCACCATTTTGGTAGACCCTATGGCCAGTTTCTTCATTCCGTCCAGCATTACCAGGAGTTCGATTTGAGAAATCACCTCGCCTCTCAAAGTCATTTCTCCCATAGCCCCGGCCTCCGCTAAAATTCCCACTACTAAAGTTTCCACAGCCCCTAAAGCTATCATTTCAATAACCAGCCCGTCCTGAAAACCTCCCTCTGTCATTGTTAGCTGCAAGAAACAGCAGACCATGAATTCCAACTATATGAAAAAAACAGCACAAAGGTAGCCATGGCCCATCCAGCAGGCACTCAAAGACTCCAGACTCTCATCACATTAAATAACCGAATCCATGAGACAAAAACACATAAGTTACTTCACAACATTAAGTTAACATGCATACCACACATATCCACAAAGTACGAAAAGTTAATCATGACAGCCATACAAAAAACAGAGGATGAAGTTTTGTGTGTCCTCGCTTGGTGAAAAATGTGAGAATGAAGCTTAGACTGTACAATGGTAGTTTAGACTGGTAAGTTATTGTTGATTAAAAGGTTAATCCCCAATATACAAGATAACAACAAATTAGGTGGCGAAGAATATAAAACAGAAAAGCCAATACCTCAATAGCACTTTGCATCAAACTGGCAGATTCGAAttccacaaaaccaaaacatgTCCCCTGTTGCTGGATAGAAGatagcaaaataaaaaacatgtgaaCATCATTATAAATAAGAAATCTAAATGGAGTTAACGAGGTTAAATATGAAACATACCTTGCTACTTCTAACTTGAATACCATTATGCTTAATAGGcccaaaattgttgaaaacCGCTTCAAGTTGTTCAACAGTTGCATTCATAGGCAGATATGGTACAAATATGGCATGAGTCTTAGTCAGTTCATTATTTTCTATGCTTTGTTGTCATAGAGCATAATGCAAAGAGTCAAGAATGAATACTAATTCAACAAAATGAAATATCTACTACTAAAGTTCAGTGCAATGTATCTTCGTTGTGCTGTTGCCCTGTTTAAAGAAATATCTACTACTTTTAGGAATATTAGCAAGTCCAGTTGGTACAGCTccagaaattttattttaggagagGTAACTGTGAGTACCAAAATAATCAACAGTCAGAACCTCATACATGTAGCTAAGATAATATTCTAATATATGATTTACAATGATGAGCAACGTTCTTATCAACCACACGCACACGCACACGGGGAGGGAGGGAGAGAAGCAATACTTGCAAGATTTCCAAGTTAGTCAAATTTGCAAGCTGTGCTGGTATTCCTCCCGTTAAATAGCTATTATTTAAATAACTACATTACGGATTCACAAggagaattattaaaaattatcatttcactgAAGCCCATAGTTGATTAACTCAGACCCTTGGATTATTTTAGCTAATGCTTTGGTTAgtgtaaaatataaacaacagCCTTTAATCCAAGGAACAAAGTGCAAACATGGCCTCGAAGGGAATCAAACATTGAATTCATATCAGATCTGCTACTTTAAATTCTAACAAGGAATCTTGGATCTCAAACATATATCATAAACTAGTATACAATAATTTCATCACAAAATATCATAATGCCACACATAAACAAAACCCCCCGAAAAAAACCCAGATCTGAAAATCATAAACCCTAACTCATATCAAACAACCAAtgtcaaaatcatcaaaaaataaaaaataaatctcacaCTACCAAATCAACACCGAAAAACCcatatgaaaaatgataaaaaaaatcaaatatgtgtaaaacttatgattcataaaaaataaaacctgaaACTTTGAGGTGTTTTTCTAGCAAGTAGTAGAACTCGAACCTAAGAAAAACTAGAGATGGGTTAGAGATGAAGAAAAacgaaaagaaaaggagaaatcTAATCTAAAAAGGCAGAAAAGTACCTGGTTTTGCCGCCGATGGGCGGCGCCGGTGGAAGTTGGAGCTGGCCGGTGGTGCCTTGGACCTTGGAGCCGGAGGTGGCTggttttttggagagaaatatGAGAGGGAGAGTTTAAGCACAAAAGTAATTGCGGGAGTGATAAGTATTAGGGTGTGAGAGAGTGagcaaatgtaaaatgttttaccaaaattttaagtgtaaaatCTTTTACATAAATTTGCTTAGATTGATTTAgttgactgaaaatattttactgcaaAACAAACAccataaaattggaaaatatttttctgaaaatattttacatcgaaACAAACGGAGCGTTAGTAATGCTTGGATTTCACATGACCCAAAATTTAATCTGAGTTGACAATTAAATTGGATGTCAGTAATGTGACTGATATGATAACATGATAGGGGTTAAGATTAATGTAAAGAATAGGTAGAATAAGATTACCCTGGAagaaatttttatgtttattatatCCACTcacatattattttaatgattattCATTTGATAAATCATTGTTCAATTGGCTAACCCATTACTAAATTTGATACTATTATCATTGGTAAGGGTAGGAGCAATGACAGAATCTTTGTCGGGTAAGTGAATGAGGGGGAGACTTTGGTAGGAAGATGTAGTATCTGGGTGACTGCTAAAGCAGGGCATGTGAGTTTGAGGTAAATCAACTAATATAGTTTTTAGTTAGTGTTGTTGTGAGTGCCTATTGAAAGAAAACTCTTATTATCAGCTCTCTCTTGAAGGGCATGTGTAAATTTAATGGTGTGTGATGGATGAGATATCAACATTTGTTGTTCTTTCTAAGTTAGACCTTTCTTCTCCATGATTTATGTGCTCCAGGCTTGAGCCCATGGATGGGAATGGTTGGATTATTTCTTGTTGGTGAAAGCtatttgtacttggttttcATTGCTTGGAGGAGGAAACATGGAGTAGATTTGAAAATGATCATTGGTGTTCTGTGCGTGAGGAAGTTGTGAATTGTATGTTATTTTCAGGGTGTAGAATCTTCAATTGAAGTGATTGCCAAATGATTTATTAATACTGAATTTTTAGATTGAAATATCCAAGGAATATGTGAGATCTTAGCAGATGTTTTAGTTTACTACATCCCCCCTGGCTCTTTTATGTCTTTGTCTGCTTAGAATTTCATGAGTGAAATATTCTTTTTCTTACGCTTAAATTGTTTCAGACATGAAATGAGCTGAGAGATGAAGCAAATAtctagtttttgttttagaCCTATATATTAATCAAttctaaacaaattttttaattaatgtctATGTTTGGTCATGATATTATACTCTTTTGAGTGAAATCTTATGTCTCTTTGCTGTTGTATTTTAGGTTCTCAATATTTAATTGTCTGTATGCCCAATCCAAGTATATATTATATGAGGGACAAAAATCTGTTTGCATGCATCAGATATATGAACTAATTTATTGTTTGTTTCTGGCTTTTAGAGCTTTTATAGGAGGTGCATTGCAGGAGGCTTTCAGTTGTACGGATGCTCATGGATCCTTTCTTCCAGATGTTTCAGATGAAAAGTTTCTGTGTTCCCATGTTTCTCTCTATAATAAAATGTCATTGTCATatttattaaaagaataaaGGATTGTTGTCACTGAAACATAGCCATCTCTTCACGTTGTTATGCCTGTTTTCAGTAGGACTTGCAGTTAATGTGTGTTGTAACTTATCTTCAGAGATTAGTGTTGATTTAAATTTGGTATATCAACTTAGAAGCTTGTTTCCCTGAACACTTTTTGATCTCCTGCAAGAAAGGCAACAAGGAATCTTTGCATGTGAGATTTTGGTTGCTCCAATTTCGTTATGTATCATTGTGCACTAtgcaatttcaaatttcaatgaagATTGTCaaattgcttttctttttcttttttaattttataaaaaggtTTATGCCctataaaagtataaattataaaggCAAAAGGCAAGTCCTGAGTCATTTTATGATCTTGGTTTTTATCCATTGTTCAATTCTGTATTcagaaaaggagaaaagaacaTAAATCCATAGGCCAATGCTATAGCTTTTAATAATCTCAGTCTTAGatatacatttcattttcatcattGGTGGGGGAAAGTTTTTCGGTCTAAGATTCACCACATTTAGAACACATTTTGGATAGCCATTGGATCAAAAGAATGATTATCATCCATAATATGCTACTGCAAACTTTCATTTAGGAATGGCTGTCAATGAAGCCTTCTGTCAACAACTCGAGGCCATTACATTCCCACTTCTATTCACTATAGTGATTATGAAGTTTACACAGAACCGCATACTCGTTAATTCTTACCAGATTGTCATAATTGCATGGTTCATAACCATTTCAACTAGTTCAAAGCTTGCCAATGTTCAGGAAGTATTCCGATGTGATATAGGAAGGGTGGGGATTGGATACTAGTGGAATGGACTGGAACCATTAGGGGCTTATCATGTGTAGTGTGCCTCTACAACGATAAATTACCTTCACTACGAGGACTCTTAAGGTGTTGTGTGACCAAGTTTATCTTTCGACGACCCATCAGATAGTTGGGACTGCTTGTGTAAACAGGATTTGTCTCGGGCGGGCTCTCACTTAGACGGATGGTTTTTGTTGGTATCTAGAAGACCACAAGCTGTGGCTATTGGCCTTGTACTGTAAGCTAAGCTGTTCACCTTGTAGGATGGTTTTTCTTACCGTATGGAGCCATCATCGTGTATCCAGCATGTGTCCGGGGGCACGTACTATGAACAACATGTGGTCTAACCAACCCCAAGCCCTCCTTGGAGGGCTCACGACGATGTTCCTTTCCCCTTCCGGACCATGTTCCATTTCTAGAACAATCACTGCCTTCTTGTCTTATTGCATAAATACTGGATATAACCAAGAAAGATTTAGGGGCAAGCTATCCCTGGTGTACTggtttttgaataaaaatgctagagagagagagagagagggggagggAATTTCCAAGAAACCTTTATTATTTTGGCATGGCGCTTCAATCAGTGGTCATGTCTGGGAATTTTATAAGTTTGAAGAAATGATTAGTGTTGAAAATTGAGTAAAGTTATCAACAGTTGTGCGTGATTTGCGGAGGTCACTTTGAAGATAAAGTTAGTGTGGAAACTCACTGGAAACCACCACATGGTAACTTTTGTGGAAAGATTTTAggactcttttttttcctctatttctaTTCGCCAATTCCAATCACAATGTACAATAATCTAACGAAAAAGCCTTGTTTTCAACATAGAATTTATTAACGTGCTCTTTTTAAGgcatatattagtaaaaaaaaatattaaaaatttttttatagaaattttaaaaagctgacaaatttttttgttaatttttttttaaatttttaaactttttaaaaatgaatggtTAATGTGTACTCTAAGAATATTCATCAACCAGATCCAACTATTAACATTATGAGAGTgacaaaagtaaaagaaagggGGTCATTGGCGCAACTCCTAATAAATTTATGAGGCATTTGTTCTTTTTAGGTTACTTTTTGGCCAGCTAGAAAAGTTTCTTCTTaagtttttatattgttttttaccaatataatttttttttcattaccattactttttgggaaaaaattatatatatatatatatataaataaatttactaaCGTATGCTCTTAGGGTATAtatgtaaattattttataaattttttttatgaaaaacgaAAAAGTAATTCACTGCTTTGactaattttttcaatttttcatataatgcaaaattgaccctctaagtttcttcagatttcatttcaatactcaattttgcttttgttcatttcaatcctttaattttcaagtttattcaattaagacttTTTCATCAACTgttgttatatgttgtggttaattttttaattttataaatttttcttccaattttttaaattaaaaaaattcaattaatgattaaaaaatatttttcaaatttttttttaaaaaaaaaaatttaacaaaagttaacgaaaatgccttaattgaataaatctgaaacttagaaaattgaaattaaacgaaagtaaaattagaggactaaaataaaatttgaagataattaaaaagtcaattttacattttaaccaaaattaaatgatcttaaaattataataatcaaCTCGATTCAGTTTGGTACAATTACAACCTGTCTTACAAAACCCAAGAATACCGGGTTGTTCTCTACATACCGCGTTGagaagggggtgtttggtagaggagtttgagtaatgttgtttgagtgtttttgatatacatgtgggtgaaaaagtgtgaaaatatgtgtaatgttatttaaaatactCAAAAGTGTGTTCAAACGCACTTaccaaacaaggcctcatgAAAATTACTAACCCgaatttcttttttcccccaaaCAGTGCTAATGTCAGAGAATCTCAGTCCACCAAAGCATTGTGTTGTGTTAATTTCaaagagagactgaga
This region includes:
- the LOC126710612 gene encoding 3-isopropylmalate dehydratase small subunit 1-like, which gives rise to MAASSLSLSPNPTTFTTSPKPSFSPSYHTTRLIKFPNTSQTPTNLIVKPLTTHSPRASLSSIIPRATATPSSSTTSTAQTSFHGLCYVVGDNIDTDQIIPAEYLTLVPSNPAEYEKLGSYALIGLPSSYTTRFVEPNENKSKYSIVIGGYNFGCGSSREHAPVALGAAGVAAVVAESYARIFFRNSVATGEVYPLESEGRICEECKTGDTITIELAESRLINHTTGKEYKLKPIGDAGPVIEAGGIFAYARNTGMIPTK
- the LOC126710613 gene encoding uncharacterized protein LOC126710613 isoform X1, with amino-acid sequence MQLLNNLKRFSTILGLLSIMVFKLEVARYVSYLTSLTPFRFLIYNDVHMFFILLSSIQQQGTCFGFVEFESASLMQSAIELTMTEGGFQDGLVIEMIALGAVETLVVGILAEAGAMGEMTLRGEVISQIELLVMLDGMKKLAIGSTKMVDGKATHQASQGSMS
- the LOC126710613 gene encoding uncharacterized protein LOC126710613 isoform X2, giving the protein MNATVEQLEAVFNNFGPIKHNGIQVRSSKQQGTCFGFVEFESASLMQSAIELTMTEGGFQDGLVIEMIALGAVETLVVGILAEAGAMGEMTLRGEVISQIELLVMLDGMKKLAIGSTKMVDGKATHQASQGSMS